The Vibrio kanaloae genome has a window encoding:
- a CDS encoding TolC family outer membrane protein — protein sequence MNWVQKTTLGLAISLSLPAAAQTLEQAVAFTLEGNPEIKSAYNEYVSKRYLNDASGGAYRPSIDLDGGIGYEHTDLVTNQNTTDLTRKEATITLTQLIWDGANTSNDIDRTAADAESVRYQLLSNAQDIALEVTKIYLDAVKAYEVLTLSENNLATHKDIYSDIKKRVESGIGSTADMSQVEARIAKAHGNLLAAQNNLFDTHTQFKRIVGQSPLGLVFPRADAGAIPYTVDGALAKAFNQHPVIKIAQADVDSAKFQYKQSKSSNYPTVSFEAAQTWRDDAGGNEGSSDEFSAMVRLRYNLYNGGSDQDRAESAAYQLNKAKDLRESTYRNVEESLRLSWSALDLTVQQKEFLSDHVDSASDTVISYEKQYRIGKRTLLDLLNTENELFEARKGYLDAKYDEQYAKYRVMNATGNLLTGLRVDIPQEWNEKVEY from the coding sequence TTGAATTGGGTTCAAAAAACAACATTGGGGTTAGCTATAAGTTTGAGCTTACCTGCGGCGGCGCAAACCTTAGAACAAGCCGTTGCGTTTACTCTAGAAGGTAATCCTGAAATTAAAAGTGCGTATAACGAATACGTGAGTAAACGTTACCTAAATGATGCTTCCGGTGGTGCTTACCGGCCGAGCATAGATTTGGATGGTGGAATTGGCTATGAGCATACGGATCTCGTCACTAACCAGAACACGACAGATCTGACTCGAAAGGAAGCGACGATTACTTTGACTCAGTTAATTTGGGATGGCGCAAATACTTCCAACGATATTGATCGTACCGCGGCTGATGCAGAATCTGTTCGTTACCAATTACTCTCTAACGCCCAAGATATCGCTCTAGAGGTAACCAAAATATACCTTGATGCTGTGAAAGCTTATGAAGTACTCACCCTTTCTGAAAACAACCTAGCAACACACAAGGATATCTACAGCGATATTAAAAAACGTGTCGAATCAGGTATTGGTTCTACAGCAGATATGTCCCAAGTAGAAGCTCGTATTGCTAAAGCTCATGGTAATTTACTCGCAGCGCAAAACAATTTGTTTGATACACATACTCAATTTAAGCGTATTGTTGGACAGTCACCTTTAGGTTTAGTGTTTCCGCGAGCGGACGCTGGAGCAATTCCTTACACCGTAGATGGCGCTCTTGCGAAAGCTTTTAACCAACACCCTGTAATCAAAATTGCACAAGCCGATGTGGACTCAGCTAAGTTCCAATATAAACAGTCTAAAAGCTCAAATTACCCGACCGTTTCTTTTGAAGCAGCTCAAACCTGGCGTGACGATGCTGGCGGTAATGAAGGTAGCAGCGATGAGTTTTCTGCTATGGTTCGTTTAAGGTACAACCTGTATAACGGTGGTTCAGACCAAGACCGTGCAGAAAGTGCAGCTTACCAACTCAACAAGGCCAAAGACCTTCGCGAGAGCACTTACCGTAATGTAGAAGAGAGTTTACGCCTCTCGTGGAGCGCTCTGGATTTAACCGTACAACAAAAAGAGTTCTTATCAGACCACGTAGACTCAGCATCAGATACGGTTATCTCTTACGAGAAGCAATACCGCATCGGTAAACGAACACTTCTGGATTTACTTAACACTGAGAATGAACTCTTTGAAGCTCGTAAAGGTTATTTAGATGCCAAGTATGATGAACAATATGCTAAATATCGGGTCATGAACGCGACCGGTAATTTGCTGACAGGTTTACGTGTCGATATCCCACAAGAATGGAATGAAAAGGTAGAATATTAA